GTTCAGCGCATAAGGCGAGGAGGAATTCCGGGCCGTGCCCAGGGTCGCAGGCAGGCTCTGGTAGGTCGGCGAGACATAGACCTTGGCCAGCACCTTGTGGCGGTTCTTGAGCCAGCGCACATCGATCGCGACCGCGGCCAGCAGGATCAGCCCCTGAACGAGCGAGCTGGCGCCGCTGGGGACCCCCAGCCGCACGAGCCCGTTGATCAGGATCATGATGATGATGGCGCCGAACACGGCCTTGGCCACGGAGCCGCGGCCGCCGCCGAGGCTGTTCCCGCCCAGGACCGCCGCGGTCAGGGCCGTGATCTCCATGCCGAGGCCGGTATCGGAGCCGGCGCCGCCGAGCCTCGCCGCGAACAGGAAGCCCGCGAGCGCCACCAGCGTGCCCGAGGCGACATAGGCGAGACAGATCGTGCGCCGCACCGGGATGCCGACATTGTAAGCGGAGCGGCGCATGCCGCCCACGGCCATGAGCTGCCAGCCGGGCCGGGTCCGGCTGAGCACGATATGGGTGAGGAGCGCGATCACGATGAAGAGCGCGAAGCTGAACGGGATGTCGAGCACCGTTCCGTCGCCGAGAAAGTCCCACAGATCGGAATCGATGAATCCCCCGGAGATCCGCACGGCCAGCTGGAGCAGCAGCATGTCCACGACCGCCCGCACGATGATCAGCGTGACCAGCGTCGTCAGGAAGGCGCGCAGACGCAGATAGCCGACCAGGATGCCGTTCACGAGCCCGACCAGGGCACCGACGGCCAGGGTCAGAATGAACGCGACCCCGAGCGGCAGCTCATAGACGTTCAGGAGCGCCAGGGCCGTGATGTTCGCGAGCGCGAAGTTCGAGCCGACACTCAGATCGATGCCGCCCGCCAGCATGACGATCGTCATCGCGATCACGACCAGCCCGAACTCCCCCAATTGCCGCGTCAGCGTGGTGAGACCGCCCAGGCTGAAGAAGCCCGGCATCAGATAGCTGAAGCCGGCGACCACGATGATCAGGACGAAGAACGGTATGGCGTTGTCGATCCAGCGCTTAGCCAGAATCTCGCCGACGACGTGATCGGGAATCAGCCTGTAACGCCAATAGGTGACGGGCTCGGCGAGGGACATATCGGGCTCGCGATCAATCAAGGGGGCCGCAGGCACCGGCGGGGCCCGCTTGTCGCGGGCTCCCGCCGGGCGCCACCGGGAAGGTTACGGCTTGGCCTCGAGCGACCAGCAGGAGCCGGGCTTCATCGTGTCCTTGGTCAGGATGGTGAGCGGGGTGAACAGCGTCGTGTGCGTCTCGCCCGGCTTCGGCTTGTTCTGCAGCAGGCTCTTGATCATGTCGGCCATGTCGCGCGCCTGGCTCGGCACGTGATAGACGACGACCTCGCTGAAGAGGCCCTTGTCCAGATTGTCGCAAGCCGCCTGGTTGCCGCCGCCCTGCGTGATCAGATAGACGTTCTTGCCGGATTCCTTGATGGCGGAGGCGGTTCCGACATCCATCACGTCCCAGAAGCCGACGGCGCCGCAAAGGTCGGGGTTCTGCTGCAGGGCGGTCGCCATGATGGTGCGGGCCTTGGTGGCATCCCAGTCGGCGGCCTGGTTCGACACCACCTTGATCTCGGGATGCTTGGACAGGACGTTGTCGATCCCCTTCATCTGATAGGCGCTCGCCGCGGCCGTCAGCACGCCTTGCGTGATCGAGACCTTCCCGCTGCCGCCATTGGCCGGCGAGCATTTCTCCACCAGGCGGTTGCCGAGATACTCGCCCATGCCGACATAGTCGGCGCCGATGAAGGCGTCGGTCGAATAGCTCGAGCGCATATTGACCTGGACGACATAGATGCCTGCCTGCTCGGCCTTTTTCAGCAGCTTCGCGTAGGACTGGACGTCGGGATTATGCACGACGATGACGTCCGGCTTCTCCTCGATCAGCGAGGTGATGGCCTGTGCGCCCGCGTCGGTGCTCCAGTTCGGATCGCGGACCTCGAACTTGATGCCCAGGGGTTCGAGATACTGGCGCAGGCCGGCGGCCCAGCCCTCGGTCAGGTCGAAGCCCATCGCGACCGGAACATAGGCGACCGTCTTGCCCTTGAACGCGTCGTAATAGGAGGCACGCGCCGGATCGTCGATACCCTCGGCATGCACCGCGCTGCCGACGAACCCGATCGCTGCCGCCAGCAGCAATGCTTTCATGCGTCTCATGGTTTTTCTCCCTGGTAGAATGCTTATTGGTTGCTTGGTGTCGTCTTGTCAGATGTCGCCTTGTTGAGCCGTCTGCTCGTCGCGCGGATTGATGATGGTGTCGGCGACGATCGCGGCGAGCAGGATGACGCTCTTGATCACGTTCTGGACGGTGTATTGGATGTTCATGATCGTCATCCCGTTGATCAGGATGCCGATGAGGAGCGTGCCGACGATGACGTTGCGGATTCCGCCCCGGCCGCCCGAGAGGCCGATCCCGCCCAGCACCACGACCAGGATGATGTCGTAGACGAAGGTCGAGATGGCGATGCGGGTGTTCATGCTGGCGACCGACGTCACCGTGACGAGCCCGGCGAGAAAACCCACCAGGGCCGAAAGCGCATACTGCATCACGACGATCGGACGCACCGGCAGCCCGGTGATCCGCGAGGTCAGCGGATTGTCGCCGATCGCGCGGATGAAGCGGCCCGACTTGACGTAGCGGAGGAACAGGGCGGCGACCGCGCAGACGAGGGCGAAGACGATCACCGGAATCGGGATGCCTTCGATGTTCCCGGCGCCGATCCAGACGATCGGATGCGCCGCGTCGGGCAGATAGACGACGTCGAGATCGATGAGGAAGAGCCGGCCGAAGCCGTAGATCAGGATGCCCATCGCCAGCGTGGCGAAAATGGCGGGGATCTCGACATAGGCGATCAGGAACCCGGTGATGACCCCGAAGACCAGGGACATGCCCAGTCCCAGGGCGAGCCCGCCCGCCAGCGACATGCCGTTCGTGACGAGCTGGAGGGACCAGGCCAGCGACATGGCCATGAGGGAAACGAGAGATAGGTCAATACCCCTGCCAATTACGACCAGGGCCATCGCGACGCCGAGGATTCCCAGCACCGAGACGCTGCGAACCAGCGACAGAAGGTTGTCCGGCGCGGAGAAGCCGGGGAGAAAGGCGGCAAAGGCCGCCAGCAGGACAAGCGCGAACAGAAAGACGATGCGCTCCTGCGTCAGATTGGGGACGCGGAACATGGCCACTCCTCCCCCGACGGTTTGTCGGTTTACGGGTCTATGGCGTCTGGCGGCCATTTGCCGTGATCGGCGGAGTAGCACCGGCCCAAAAGAGGAATCTTGCCCCTGAGCGCAAGATTCTTGCTTGGTTGTGCACTCGAACTTTTTATTGCTGCTCCAAGGGGAAAGGCCAAGAATATGGGGCTGGGGGGACAAAAAACCTAAAAGAAACCCCCTTAAGTCTGTCGCCTCGATCCTGCCATGGCTATCGGCATCGCTCGGGGAGATGGGCCCTCGACAGACCAGGGAGGGCTACGGTGGATCTGATCTTCTCGACAGAGAGCTTGGTGCGCGCCAAGCGCTACGCCGCGTGGCGCGACGCGATCTGCGACGTGTATGTCCATGTCGATGTCCAGGCCGAGGACCCGTCCGACTATGAAGGGTTCATCCGCGAGGCGCAGTTCGGGGCCGTGACGGTGACCGACATCCTGCTGTCGCATCAGCAGATATCGCGGCGGCGCTCACATCTGGCGAAGCTCGACAAGGATTGCTACTACGTCCAGTTCATCCAGACCGGCAACATCAATGTTCTCCAGTCGGGCGCCACGCTCTCGACCAATGCCGGAACGGGCGCGCTGTTCTGCGCCTCCGAGCCCTACGATCTTCAGTGCCAGGGCAAGATTCGATCCTATTATCTCGAGATTCCGCGAGAGGATTTCGCCTCGCGCTTTGCCAAGGATCGGATTCCGCTCTCGGCGACCCTGAGCACCGGCCGGGGCCTGGGCCGGATCGCGGTCGAGTTCTGCTCGATGCTGGCGTCCCAGGGGGCCTCGCTCGACGCCCCCGTCCGCGCGCGCCTGGGCGACGAGCTGATGGATGTTCTGGCGCTGGCCTTCGATTCGGTCCAGGGCGAAGAGCCGCTCTCGGACCAGGCCGTGCAGAAGGCACGGCTTCGTTCCGTCAAGGCGTGGATCGAGGATCATCTCTGCGAGCCCGACCTGTCGCTCGAGGCCATCGCCAAGGGCAACGCGATCTCGTTGCGCTATCTCCACTCGCTCTTCACGCTCGAGGGAACATCCGTCTCCCACTGGGTCTGGAACCGGCGGCTGGAGTGCAGCTATGACATGCTGCTCAACAGCAACCATGACGCGCACACGCTGACGGAGATTGCCTATCGGGTCGGCTTCAACAGCTCGTCCCATTTCAGCACCGCGTTCCGCCGCAAGTTCGGCGTAAGGCCGTCCGACGTGAAGCGTGGGAATTCGGTATGATCGGCGGTGGCGGAAAGGCGATAGCGGCTGCGCCATCTAATCCCCTCCCCCCTTGCGGGGGAGGGGATAGTGAAGGCCTCACCCCTCGGCGCGCGCCGCCGTCGCCGTCACCGGTCGCTTCGCCGGCTGGAACAGCACCAGCCCCAGGCCCGACAGCACGCAGACCAGCGCGACCACGACGTCGATGCCGATCGCCTCGCCGGTGAGCAGGCTGCTGCTGGCGACGCCGACGATGGGAATGGCGAGAACGCTGATCGAGGCGAGCTGCGCTGGGAAGGTGGCGACCACCTTGAAGTAGGCCCACTGGCAGAACAGCATCGCGACCAGGACGGTGTAGGCCAGCCCCAGCCAGCCGGGCAGATCCACAGTGGCGAAATCATAGCCGCGCTCGAAGATCAGCATGCCGATCGCGATCGGAATGCCGCCCAGAAGGACCTGCCAGCCCGTGACGACCACGGTCGGCATCGACCAGCGCCAATATTTGACCCCGACCGTTCCCGCGGCCCAGCAGATCGCGGCGCCGATCATGAGCGGGACGCCATAGGGCGAGGCCACGACGCTCTCCCATTCGGGAAGGATCAAGGCCGCGATGCCGGCGAGCCCCAGCCCCAGCCCCATCAGATTGCGCCGCGTCGGGCGCTCGCTTAAGACCGGCCAGGCGATGAGCCCGGCCCAGAGCGGCATGGTGAAGGCGACGATCGAGGCTCGCCCCGCCAGCATCAATTGCAGCCCCGCGGCCGAAAGCAGATGCCAGGCGGTGATGTTGAAGAAGCTGCAGATCAGGAGCGGCCGGAGCTCGCGCCGGGGAATCCGGAGCGAGGCGCCGCTGGCGGCCGCAATCGCGAGCAGGCCCGCGCCGCCCAGCACCAGGCAGAGGGTGCGGAAGGTCCAGATCGGAATCTCGGCGAGGGCGATATGCATCGCCGGCCAGTTGGCGCCCCAGCACAGCGTCAAGGGCACCAGGATCAGCATGCCGTTGCGCCGGGTGAGCGGTGCGCTCACGTCGAGCTTTCCGGCGGCGCTTTGTCTCCCGCTTTCGCGGTCGCGCCATGGCTATGGCCGGAGGCAGCGCCCTGCGCCTGGGCGGGCGATTGCGTCATGCGGCGCTGCTTCAGCTCTTCCAGCATGCGGTGGCGCTCGGCCGGCGGCGTGATCATCCACTCGCGGATCTCGTCGATGTTGCGAAAGCAGCCGATGCACCAGCCGGTGCGGTCGTCGATGCGGCAGATGCCGATGCAGGGGCTCGCGGGCCCTTCGGCCAGCGCCTTCAGCCGTTCGGCACGGCGGCGCTCGCGATCGAGGATGCGGCGGGCCCGAAGGTCATCCATGGCGCTGGCGCCTTCCGCTCACGCTTCGGCGCGGATTTCGGCGCCGCTTTGGCCGACCAGCCGTTCATAGACCACGGGGTCGGTATCGCCTTCGCTGCCGATGATGAGGACGCAGGAGAGCGCCCCCAGCGACAAGGTCTGCGCCGTCTTCGGATCGTTGGCGGCCGCGAACAGGCCCGCCAGGCCGCCGACGCCGGACTCGCCGCCGACGGTCGGCGGATCGCCGCCGACTCCTTCGGCGAGTGCCCGCATCGCCGAGATCGCCGCGTCGTCGGGCACGGTCATGAAGGCATTGGCGCCGAGATCGAGGATCTCCCAGGCCAGGA
The nucleotide sequence above comes from Hypericibacter terrae. Encoded proteins:
- a CDS encoding ABC transporter permease, which produces MSLAEPVTYWRYRLIPDHVVGEILAKRWIDNAIPFFVLIIVVAGFSYLMPGFFSLGGLTTLTRQLGEFGLVVIAMTIVMLAGGIDLSVGSNFALANITALALLNVYELPLGVAFILTLAVGALVGLVNGILVGYLRLRAFLTTLVTLIIVRAVVDMLLLQLAVRISGGFIDSDLWDFLGDGTVLDIPFSFALFIVIALLTHIVLSRTRPGWQLMAVGGMRRSAYNVGIPVRRTICLAYVASGTLVALAGFLFAARLGGAGSDTGLGMEITALTAAVLGGNSLGGGRGSVAKAVFGAIIIMILINGLVRLGVPSGASSLVQGLILLAAVAIDVRWLKNRHKVLAKVYVSPTYQSLPATLGTARNSSSPYALNDKLRGVSPIGLGEIDGPEDVILDEEDHIYAGTRTGDIVRFLAPDYRRQEVFAHVGGRPLGMAFAKDGALLCCIGGMGLYRIGKDRQVAKLTDETNRTRFSVIDDSRLKLADDLDIAPDGRVFFSEATIRYEMHEWPVDCLESRGNGRIVCYDPNSNTTRTVLRNLIFPNGICMTHDGVSFLFAETWGCRVSRYYFDGPKAGTVEPVIPNLPGYPDNINRASDGSYWLALVGMRTPSLDLALRMPGFRRRMARRVAPDEWLFPNINTGCVIRFDEKGTILDVMWDLGGENHPMITSMREHKGHLYIGGILNNRIGRLPLEGFDPSWTGPASYWGRG
- a CDS encoding DUF1289 domain-containing protein; this encodes MDDLRARRILDRERRRAERLKALAEGPASPCIGICRIDDRTGWCIGCFRNIDEIREWMITPPAERHRMLEELKQRRMTQSPAQAQGAASGHSHGATAKAGDKAPPESST
- a CDS encoding ABC transporter permease; the encoded protein is MFRVPNLTQERIVFLFALVLLAAFAAFLPGFSAPDNLLSLVRSVSVLGILGVAMALVVIGRGIDLSLVSLMAMSLAWSLQLVTNGMSLAGGLALGLGMSLVFGVITGFLIAYVEIPAIFATLAMGILIYGFGRLFLIDLDVVYLPDAAHPIVWIGAGNIEGIPIPVIVFALVCAVAALFLRYVKSGRFIRAIGDNPLTSRITGLPVRPIVVMQYALSALVGFLAGLVTVTSVASMNTRIAISTFVYDIILVVVLGGIGLSGGRGGIRNVIVGTLLIGILINGMTIMNIQYTVQNVIKSVILLAAIVADTIINPRDEQTAQQGDI
- a CDS encoding DMT family transporter is translated as MSAPLTRRNGMLILVPLTLCWGANWPAMHIALAEIPIWTFRTLCLVLGGAGLLAIAAASGASLRIPRRELRPLLICSFFNITAWHLLSAAGLQLMLAGRASIVAFTMPLWAGLIAWPVLSERPTRRNLMGLGLGLAGIAALILPEWESVVASPYGVPLMIGAAICWAAGTVGVKYWRWSMPTVVVTGWQVLLGGIPIAIGMLIFERGYDFATVDLPGWLGLAYTVLVAMLFCQWAYFKVVATFPAQLASISVLAIPIVGVASSSLLTGEAIGIDVVVALVCVLSGLGLVLFQPAKRPVTATAARAEG
- a CDS encoding AraC-like ligand-binding domain-containing protein, with the translated sequence MDLIFSTESLVRAKRYAAWRDAICDVYVHVDVQAEDPSDYEGFIREAQFGAVTVTDILLSHQQISRRRSHLAKLDKDCYYVQFIQTGNINVLQSGATLSTNAGTGALFCASEPYDLQCQGKIRSYYLEIPREDFASRFAKDRIPLSATLSTGRGLGRIAVEFCSMLASQGASLDAPVRARLGDELMDVLALAFDSVQGEEPLSDQAVQKARLRSVKAWIEDHLCEPDLSLEAIAKGNAISLRYLHSLFTLEGTSVSHWVWNRRLECSYDMLLNSNHDAHTLTEIAYRVGFNSSSHFSTAFRRKFGVRPSDVKRGNSV
- a CDS encoding sugar ABC transporter substrate-binding protein — its product is MRRMKALLLAAAIGFVGSAVHAEGIDDPARASYYDAFKGKTVAYVPVAMGFDLTEGWAAGLRQYLEPLGIKFEVRDPNWSTDAGAQAITSLIEEKPDVIVVHNPDVQSYAKLLKKAEQAGIYVVQVNMRSSYSTDAFIGADYVGMGEYLGNRLVEKCSPANGGSGKVSITQGVLTAAASAYQMKGIDNVLSKHPEIKVVSNQAADWDATKARTIMATALQQNPDLCGAVGFWDVMDVGTASAIKESGKNVYLITQGGGNQAACDNLDKGLFSEVVVYHVPSQARDMADMIKSLLQNKPKPGETHTTLFTPLTILTKDTMKPGSCWSLEAKP